A genomic region of Magnolia sinica isolate HGM2019 chromosome 6, MsV1, whole genome shotgun sequence contains the following coding sequences:
- the LOC131248912 gene encoding uncharacterized protein LOC131248912: MGNEMGNRNVSGLKDSEEENTDPQAPNVSLEAPALSSDTDGLQDKNILVSSLDAEDFHGNQKRLDSVKLSETSDHANWDQTSAEREQDDTAVQTPDKSSEALMPTSSPDGIGDENPSISPLESEDLHEKLKNPDSANPSEQGNHQIQNETLTGREEEEKETSMESNYKKSDDHESNIDICSESSLKDSSAAMGSDGDIIKSIGLCDSNGEVKFGDSSGEKQLGRTPTSQLNDVESVGDEDKGPTELDAFRIDTTELSDESVESFYLEAIESEIKRVCLGDNAEVMKNGAEIEYNEYGQNQVLVSEEDGEVSATESKTAENDTSQTEFSVIGACEENTTHGNDGSNDIRIEKAFQVEKGEEAENEQEIGLHNSSCSPILEEGVKDLKIERDDAISSLSSLGSAEKCFGEKMIEETENSNSKGKKYEEGIEQVDGGFNNVLKYRESDATSVLEENGCMNERERNPVLPQSVPIEQDTENSLVQEAEIEHAGIETETPEEKETSDQENCMNGSATESFGIDSGNPIAETSLLVLETEKEESELDRAMHQKDTQIDEGSSYGGDKIFAVSMDLSQEKEPACGLTEFSIIHEPKTDSEIPESKERSHTELNQENLSAQFDTTETFGVDFENQWAESAVSALQRQKEDIEQCPSLYQTGSTEHKAHASERGETDQENISIHVPESPTFEVPALRAPERCETDQGNISIHVPESPTFEVSALRAPERCETDQGNIGIHVPESPTFEVSALRALERCETDQGNIGIHVPESPTFEVSALQAPAPGSGETDEENPNIQIHVSECPAFDFAPLARNTEVSALEAKNEETTKHEAPESERAEQDEENLNIQIDVHESSTFEFSTPVSNNEVSALEKKTEECEQHPVMHQAITAKGDVSQTQESSERSIAASSQEDAATADYVSGHSCFDFKNPNAETEFPLLEANKEDSLEKNSVQKGVPALERSNSEKLKTPLLSLVKKETYDMEPLQKQESIPVKKNVDEVWKSPKKDMATSAKGREKTKQRYSLFSHCMCCTTVIQ; the protein is encoded by the exons AGCAAGATGACACTGCAGTTCAAACCCCTGACAAATCTTCAGAAGCTTTGATGCCTACTAGCAGTCCAGATGGTATAGGAGACGAGAACCCATCAATTTCTCCATTAGAATCTGAGGATTTACATGAGAAGCTAAAGAATCCAGATTCTGCAAACCCATCTGAACAAGGAAATCATCAGATTCAGAATGAAACATTGACTGGAAGAG aggaagaagagaaggagacTTCAATGGAATCCAATTACAAGAAGAGTGATGACCATGAATCCAACATTGATATTTGTTCTGAATCTTCCCTGAAAGACAGTAGCGCAGCGATGGGAAGTGATGGTGACATTATAAAGTCCATTGGATTATGTGATTCCAATGGGGAAGTTAAGTTTGGAGATTCTAGTGGGGAAAAACAGTTGGGCAGAACACCAACGTCCCAATTGAATGATGTTGAAAGTGTAGGAGATGAAGATAAAGGACCCACTGAATTGGATGCCTTTAGGATTGATACCACAGAATTATCTGATGAATCAGTTGAATCTTTCTATCTAGAAGCTATTGAATCTGAAATTAAAAGGGTATGTCTAGGAGATAATGCGGAAGTGATGAAGAACGGAGCTGAAATCGAATATAATGAATATGGTCAAAACCAGGTTTTGGTTTCTGAGGAAGATGGTGAGGTGTCAGCTACTGAATCAAAGACTGCCGAGAATGATACGTCCCAAACTGAGTTTTCAGTCATAGGCGCCTGTGAAGAGAATACGACCCATGGCAATGATGGATCAAATGACATCAGGATTGAAAAGGCTTTTCAAGTTGAAAAGGGAGAAGAGGCTGAAAATGAACAAGAAATTGGATTGCATAATAGCAGCTGCAGTCCAATTTTGGAGGAAGGTGTTAAAGACCTGAAGATTGAAAGAGATGACGCCATCAGCTCTTTGTCTTCATTGGGTTCAGCTGAGAAATGTTTTGGTGAAAAAATGATTGAAGAAACAGAAAATTCTAATTCAAAAGGGAAGAAATATGAAGAAGGAATTGAACAGGTGGATGGAGGATTCAACAATGTATTGAAATACCGAGAGTCTGATGCAACTTCGGTATTAGAAGAAAATGGTTgtatgaatgaaagagaaagaaaccCAGTCTTACCTCAATCCGTTCCAATCGAACAGGATACAGAAAATAGCCTAGTACAGGAAGCTGAAATAGAACATGCTGGAATAGAAACCGAAACAccagaagaaaaagaaacatCGGATCAAGAAAATTGCATGAATGGCAGTGCTACTGAAAGTTTTGGCATTGATTCAGGAAACCCAATTGCCGAAACATCGCTCCTGGTTCTTGAAACAGAGAAAGAGGAATCTGAGCTGGACCGAGCAATGCATCAGAAAGATACTCAAATTGATGAAGGCTCATCATATGGAGGCGATAAGATTTTTGCCGTCTCTATGGATCTGTCTCAGGAGAAAGAACCTGCATGCGGCTTAACAGAATTCTCGATTATTCATGAGCCAAAAACTGATTCCGAGATACCAGAAAGCAAGGAAAGATCACATACTGAATTGAATCAGGAAAACCTCTCTGCCCAGTTCGATACCACTGAAACGTTTGGTGTTGATTTTGAAAACCAATGGGCAGAATCTGCAGTTTCAGCACTTCAGAGACAAAAAGAAGACATTGAGCAATGCCCATCTCTGTATCAGACAGGAAGTACCGAACACAAAGCTCATGCGTCTGAAAGAGGTGAAACAGATCAAGAAAACATCAGCATCCATGTCCCAGAAAGCCCCACATTTGAAGTTCCAGCACTTCGAGCTCCTGAAAGATGTGAAACAGATCAAGGAAACATCAGCATCCATGTCCCGGAAAGCCCCACATTTGAAGTTTCAGCACTTCGAGCTCCTGAAAGATGTGAAACAGATCAAGGAAACATCGGCATCCATGTCCCGGAAAGCCCCACATTTGAAGTTTCAGCACTTAGAGCTCTTGAAAGATGTGAAACAGATCAAGGAAACATTGGCATCCATGTCCCGGAAAGCCCCACATTTGAAGTTTCAGCACTTCAAGCTCCTGCACCAGGAAGTGGcgaaacagatgaagaaaatccCAACATCCAAATCCATGTCAGCGAATGCCCAGCATTTGATTTTGCACCCCTGGCTCGAAACACTGAAGTTTCAGCACTCGAAGCAAAGAATGAAGAAACCACCAAACATGAAGCTCCTGAATCTGAAAGAGCTGAACAAGATGAAGAAAACCTCAATATTCAAATCGATGTCCATGAAAGCTCCACATTTGAGTTTTCAACCCCAGTTTCAAACAACGAAGTTTCAGCACTTGAAAAGAAGACTGAAGAATGTGAGCAACACCCAGTGATGCATCAAGCAATTACTGCAAAAGGCGACGTTTCCCAAACACAAGAAAGCAGCGAAAGATCAATCGCTGCATCCTCTCAAGAAGACGCAGCCACAGCAGATTATGTTAGTGGACATTCCTGCTTTGATTTCAAGAACCCAAATGCTGAAACTGAATTTCCGTTACTCGAAGCAAATAAAGAAGATTCACTAGAGAAGAATTCGGTCCAAAAAGGCGTTCCAGCGCTGGAAAGAAGCAACTCGGAGAAGTTGAAGACTCCACTTCTGAGCTTAGTGAAGAAAGAAACATACGACATGGAGCCATTACAGAAGCAAGAAAGCATTCCTGTGAAGAAGAATGTGGATGAGGTTTGGAAGTCACCAAAGAAAGACATGGCTACTTCAGccaaaggaagagagaaaaccAAGCAAAGATATTCTCTATTCAGCCACTGCATGTGTTGCACTACAGTAATCCAGTGA